GCAAGCCCGTGTCTCCTGTCTCCTCTCTCCTGTGTCCCGACACGAGTGTGAGGAGTCAGGATACAGGAGACAGGAGGCAGACAGCCGGCAAGCCCGTGTCTCCTGTCTCCTCTCTCCTGTATCCTCACACGAGTGTAAGGAGTCAGGATACAGGAGTCAGGAGACAGGCATTCGGCAAGCCCGTGTCTCCTGTCTCCTCTCTCCTTTGTCCTGACACGAGTGTGAGGATGCAGGATACAGGAGACAGGAGTCAGACATTCGGTAAGCCCGTGTCTCCTGTCTCCTCTCTCCTGTGTCCTTACACGGATTGAACAGATCCCGCTATTCTACTTCGGTTTGTGCGGCTGGGGACGGTCCTCACGCCGCTTGCCAGGGCCGCCGCGGCGCTGCTCGTTGCGCGGGTGCTCGGCGGGCTTGGCCTCGACGGTTTCGACCGGAGGCGGAGGCGATTCGAGCATCACCTTGAGTTCGTCGAGTGTGAAACGGTCCCAGGCATCGCCGCGCTCGTACTGCACGTAAATCGCATCCTGAAAAATGTCGATCTTGTCGATACGCGCCTTGCCCTTCGGCGCCTGAAAGCGATAGTCCAGCGGCGGGAATTTTTTCAACAGTTCTTCGTATATGCGCACTTCATACGAGATGCAGCATTTGAGGCGTCCGCATTGGCCCGCGAGTTTGAACGGATTCAACGTGAGGTTCTGCAGCTTGGCCATGTCGGTGGAGACGGGCTCGAAAGTGCCGAGCCATGAACTGCAGCACAGCTCGCGTCCGCACACGCCGTAGCCGCCCAGCCGTTTGGCCTCGTCGCGCGGACCGATCTGCCGCAGCTCGATGCGTGTGCGGTACTCGGCGGCGAGTTCGCGCACCAGCTCGCGGAAATCCACACGGCCGTCGGCCGTGAAGTAGAACGTGATGCGGTTGCGGTCGAACTGGAACTCGACATCCACGAGTTTCATCGGGAGATTCAGCATCGAGATCTTGTCGAGGCACACCTGATAGGCCGTGCCCTCCTGCTCGCGATGGAAACGCAGCACGTTGACGTCGGGCTCCTCGGCGAGGCGCAGCACCGCGCGTGTCGATTCGCCCTGGCAGGGTTTGTTACGCAGCGTCGACTTGAGATAGGCCTGTTCACCGGTCAAACCCACAATGCCGAGATCGTTGCCCTTTTCGGCTTCCACGATCACATACATCTCGGGCGAGAGTTCGAGTCCGGTGCGGTTCATGTAATAGGCGCGGCGTTCGCCTTTGAAGATCACTTCGGTGTACTGCGCCACGTCCGCGGGCAGCTCTTCCATGTCGCCGCGGCAGCAGCTCTCGGTCTGGTCGTGTTGCCGTGCCTGCGCAGCGGACCCGTCTTCGTCGCTGCTCGCGGCGAGAACGGCGCCATCGAGTGTCGCAAACTCCGGCGGCAGCGGCCGCTCGGGTTCGCGCGGCGATGAATCCGGAAGAACGGGCAATTCAGGGATCATGTGATGCTCTATGGGAGTCCGGCTTACGCCAGATAGGGTGCGAGGCAACGGCGCAGGCGGTTCGACAGAACCACCAGCAATGTGACAAGATGCACATTTTTCGGAATGAGGTCAATGGTTTCCTCCACTGCCGTCACGGCGGTGGTACAGTCCGCGTCGGGGTACAGCGAGGCGAACTTCACGATCGAATCCTTCATGTCGATGTTGCTGATCGCATCCTCGGCACCCTCCTGCACGGCGAGCACGTCGCGGAACCACGAGGCGATGCCCGTGAGAAAGGCCGTGAGTGCCTTGCCGTCCTTCACCGACGTGTACGAACCGATCTTCTTCATGATCGTCCGCGGATTGTACTGATGTATCGCCAGCAGGAATTCACGGATTTCGGTGCGCGGTATCAGACTGTCGCCCGTCGCGAGGATCTGTGCGTCGAGGTAGTTGCCCTGCGAGAGCATCGCCGCCTCGCGCGCGCGCTCGGGCGTGATGTCGTCGTACATGCCGAGTAACCCACGCTCGATGTCG
This portion of the Ignavibacteriota bacterium genome encodes:
- a CDS encoding Signal peptidase-like protein; amino-acid sequence: MIPELPVLPDSSPREPERPLPPEFATLDGAVLAASSDEDGSAAQARQHDQTESCCRGDMEELPADVAQYTEVIFKGERRAYYMNRTGLELSPEMYVIVEAEKGNDLGIVGLTGEQAYLKSTLRNKPCQGESTRAVLRLAEEPDVNVLRFHREQEGTAYQVCLDKISMLNLPMKLVDVEFQFDRNRITFYFTADGRVDFRELVRELAAEYRTRIELRQIGPRDEAKRLGGYGVCGRELCCSSWLGTFEPVSTDMAKLQNLTLNPFKLAGQCGRLKCCISYEVRIYEELLKKFPPLDYRFQAPKGKARIDKIDIFQDAIYVQYERGDAWDRFTLDELKVMLESPPPPVETVEAKPAEHPRNEQRRGGPGKRREDRPQPHKPK